CAGTCACACACACTCTTCAGCAGTTGAGCTGCGTCGCTCTACTCGACCAGACCACGCAAGCGCAGCGAACGAAGAGAAGAAGCTACACTGTTAGACAACCAGTGCTTCGGGTCTTGTGGTCTTTGCAGTTCTACGAATAAAATTTGTGCAACTTTAGGGCCTGTTTCGTTttaaataagtcacctacttataagttaaaaagtaaaaTAAGTGTCTGATTTTGTCAATCACcatcaacttataagtcacccctgcgcactgttcgcctaaacggtcatttagcccgtttaaacaccgtgtaaacgctacacggtggcgcgccgtttccgtttaatcacccgtttaccctgtttaattggccgtttagctcgtttaatgggacgttttgcccgaataatggctaaacggtagatgactgactgtttaccgtttaacgtttaggaaaacactgcccCTGCTTAAAGCTTATAAGCCACCCTTTTCCGCGTAGggcccacacctttcacttaacaggcatgagcttataagtcatctacaaccaaacaggcatgacttataagtcactggttttcagtcacctgacttaataagtcacctaacttatgaaaaccaaacagggccttagttctATGAATTGGTATGAAGTTTGTACTTTGATATTGTGCCTTTGGTTGTAATGTTTGAGTAGTAATTAATCCTTAATTAATTGACTAAAGTATGCTAATCAAAACTATTTTCCAATTCTGAAAACTGAACCTAGAGTTTCAGTTTGGTTTACCTGTTTTTAAAATTCCTTATCCCTTAAACTAGTGATCTTTTGAGGTTGATCCTTTAAGTAAAGTTGGAGATCAGAGATAGATTAGAAACTTTTGTTAATGGAGACCATCAAGTTTTTGTTTGGAATCTTGAGAAAAGAAGAGGAGAAGAGGGCCTGTCATTTGTGAACAGTAACCCGACAGCAGCGTGCTTGCCCTGCTCACCGCCGTGCGCTGTCCGCCGTGTCCTTCACGGCGCTTCTCGCACTTGGACACGCGACCGTTCGCATGGTCGAGTTCACGAAGGTGCTGGCGAAgcctgagtcatcatcatcgccctTAAAGCCTCGACGTCGATgccttctctctctttttctctcttcttctccACCACCGGCCGTTTGGTTTCATTGGCCGATTTTGCCACCGTCGCGCCGCATCCAACCAATTCCTCTCGCAACCAGCTCTGCCTTGTCCTTGCGCGCCTCTTGAATCCGCTTGCATCACCTCTCGCCGTCGTAATCGGCCACGCGCCGATTCCTGCCGCTgcagtccgccatggccgccgcgacCCCCTCGCCGTGGCCAGCTCGCTCCGGTTGATCTCCTTCCTTCTTATCCCTTGATCTGTGTTCCTTGTGATGTTGTGATGCTCATCGGCTCGCTAGTTTAATCGTTCATCCATAGGACACGCCGGAACGCGCCGTCGCCACCGGTTCACGCCGCTGCGTTCGCCATCATCACCGGCAGCCACGTCCGTGCCATCTTCGCTTCGACTGTCGAGTCAACTGAGTTGTGGTGAGCCTCTCCAAGCTATACCAAACCCTATCTAGGCTAGTTGGTCGCTGGAGACGGCGAGCTCACCTTTGCCGTCGCCGTCGTGCCGCCATAGTCGCGCCACTGCTCATTCGGAGCTACCGCTGTGAGCGCTGCCTAGATATATCAGCACGGGAGAGAGTGGTGAGCACACCAGTGGAGGTCCCGTCGCTGACAACCTCGCCGCCGACGAGCTAGGGCCAGTTCCCCACCGGTGCTCTGATCTGTGATGAGCGAAGGACCGgaaaaagtaaatagagagaagaGTGGGGTGTTAAGTGAGAAGGAACGGAGGGACAAATAGTTGTTTGGGCTTAATTGTGATTTTGTAAAAACACAAGGGCCTTTATGTAAAATCACCAGGCCGCGCCTGCTCGCGCCGTTGGGCCGAGCTGGGCCACTTCGAGCCCGAGTCCCTTTTCTTTTTTTAGTATTTTATTAATTTCTATAAATGTGCCGATTCTTGTAAAACACATAACTAAATGTAGAAAAATGCTAAAAATGTGAAACTTATTTTGTTGGCTTTGTGATAAAGTTCTATATGTGATAAAAATAATTGTTACCATAAAACAGTAATTTTTTGTGTGCTCAAAAATGCAATAATTAATATAATTGAGTTTTGTTGCCTATTTAGTGTAGCAAAAAATataagcccaaaaatgatgaaactttTTGTGAATATCAATTATGTTAGTTTATGTCTCTGCAAAGAGTTTCATGCTGATTTTGATCAAGTTAACTTGTTTAATTAAGTTAAGCATGCTTTATGCCTTTTTATACGATAATAAGTACTTAGATGTTAATAGGTGTTTTAGATAGTTTCTATGAGTTCTTTGAAATGCCTATGAGATCTTGTTGATATGTTAAACATATTTGAAACTAGTATGCTTTATATGAATTAGAATCTTTGCCTTCTCTACcggaaaagagatatgcacctactcagtaaaaagaatTAAAAATTGATCACCATCTTGCCACTTCTGTGTTGTAAGTTTAGTAGTAGAACTTTGATCATGGTTGGTATGGCTAGATTTGGTGTTGCCCATATCAGCCCTAGTGCTTCTGGTGTGATGCTAAGCTTCATCAGTTCTCGGTAGATGAATGATGTGGTGTTATCTTATTGCTGTCTAGCATGACAAGTTTGTGTGATGCTTAGTTAAACATCTCCTAAATACTTATGTCTATATGGTGTGACCTAATACTCGTCTTGTGAGCCTCTTTGTAATGCATTATGTGTTGCCTTGTTATCCTAGCATAGCAGGTTTATGTGATGTTTGGTTGACGCTTTTATCCATCCATGTGCCTAGGTTAATTCTGTTGTGACCTTATACGTGTCTTAGTTTGCAATTGCATGATACTTTTATTTTACTCTTTCTCATATGCATGCATTGCATCTTTGCATATATTATATATAGGTATGATAGATCAATGACGCAAAGAAGTGAAGGGCGATATCGGAGCCGAGCCAAAAGACGATGTATCGGTGAACGGATTCAGAAGATGGGAGGACCCCGGGAATACATGTTGTGGCAgaatcgcctaatctaatgcctcccaggagtacttgtcttctattagagaCTAAGTACTTAAGAGAGAACATTAAAGTacatagttccgtcgagcacactccgagggagaactcaaaaatctatattttttccatcaggatcataaatgagagaataaagcttacagcattcttaagtcatttcttacatcactttattacagtagtagaatattacctcaattgattataacagtggaatataataatgttatcagagtttcagaggaagcaagattaatttaatgacatggtggaagcattaacatagtggatatttttatacaagagatgctaatagattttacatcttttcttataaaaatatGTAGTgatggttataaataaacactacggtcgtagtaTGAAGGAATTCTCTCTGAGCCCATCAGAAGGttttcacacacaagagtcagctctaagtatcctccgatcacctgcaacagggggaataaaactctgagtactcgattgtactatgcaagacttacctgatatgaggaaaataaaagactccaaggatatgcagtgCTTATTTAGCTTGTGGATTATTACATctgtggaagcattactaaacgtgtgtccttatatttaattttattagcggtcatcattagtttattaactaaccattctatgtaagcacctattctacttttaagcaggtggtaagcaatcagaaccattttatcaccttttaaGTTCCAGTTCTttctacggtgctagactatagccaagttgtaccgtctcacagaaacgacgattcgcgaaccaatgtatcccagctgggtaccccgaaacacacgcctcgcttgtaccccaggcacaaacaagaccaactcgCTCTACTCCTGTCAagaggtctaggtccccatccaaacttggactccaagccccaacacttgagacccggtctcagtatgatgcttagacctccaccttttcccccttcaatcagtcggtccgaaaagagccggaatccacaacaagagcgtaacgagtcttcccgctcccataagcaagtatgtgcttaggataataagtttgtgacctgactaccattcaCAGCATCGGACGGTCCGCAATCGATACAGacagaacaagtgcaatccgagcctcactcgaatgactaaccaagaccagatccaaagtaccatttcgCTCGGTCTCTAATTACCAtccatatatatttcatgtgatagtaatataataacaacaatgatatctttcctatctctcgcgagtgacaggtaatcactcgacttctaccgaatcctatagcatagcgaCCTACACGATTCTGGCATACTAGTATGACGATTCATAGGATAAGAATATATatttcaactccttaaaacttaatgtacaagcataaaataaagtgcagaataatggTGTTCCTGTTCCTCTCTTGGGTCTCCAGGTCTTGTGGTCTTTGCTGCACGGTGTGGTGTGTACGTCGTACGCAGCCGGAGATGGGACTGCCGGCCGGTGCTTCAGCCGGAGAACTGCTGGTGCTTGCTCGCCGGGCAGGTGCAGCTGGCGCGGCTCTCGTTCAACACCTGCAATCACGCATGAACAGAACAGATTACATACTGGAGCCAGCGTGTATTTCGTTCGGATAAGATACTACTCCTACTAGGAATGGTATCGTTTCTGTGGTTTATAAGacggctgatgttgttttgttgtgagagaaaaacactgtatcatgattgataagcatggctgatatgaTCAGCCTCCGTGATTTGGACGTCACTGGTTGACCTTGCAACTAGACCAAGGCTGCCTACGGCGACAGTTCTGCCGGCCGGCCGCCGTGTTCATCGATCGCATCATTTGGATTTGGGTTTTGGAGGAAACCGGAGTTGGTTGGTTGGCTGGCTCGCTCGTACCTTGACCTGCTTCTGGAGATCCCTGATGTAGTCGACTGCCAAGTCCAGCATGTCGGAGGTGTTGGTTTGCTGCAGGGAATCGGAAAGCAAGTAGGTCAGTTCTGCCAGGAGTGGTCCTCGCGTCCCAACTCGCATATGGCGGCCGGCAAGCAGAATTTGCTAACAGAAGAACACTGTTCTATCGCCTACTGCAGAAATTGGTGGGTGCAGAGCATAGGGGACCAGGGCAGTAGCAGTACCTTGTCCATGTTGGGCACGAGCTCCTGCAGCTTCCTGATTCGCTCGCTGATCTTTGTCCTCCTCACCTGAGGAATGGCCGGTCGGTCAAAAGATGGGAGGAGGCATCAGCGAATCGCTCAACCGCAGGCTACAAGATTTCTTGACAAAATACTAGTAGTACGTGTTTGGGTTTGGGATTCGGTGCAAGCTCGCTCACCCGCTCGGCGATGCTGCGCGGGTGCGTGGCGCACCCGCGCTTGGCGCGGATCTTGCAGGGCACGGCGTCCTGGAACTGGAGGAACTTCTCGATGGCCGCCATCTCTGACGACGTCTTGGGCAGGCTGAACTGGTGCGCCAGCCCGcagttctgctgctgctgctgctgctggccgccGGGCTCCGACGAGTCCCGCGGGCGTTTCATCACGGACAGGCTGTCCGACACGAGCGCAGACGACGAGTCGTCCCACCCGGCGGAGCTCATCGGGTACCCCGGGATGTAAGCGCCCCTGCCGCCGGCAGCAGCCTCGGGGCTGCTCCCTCCGACGTCCTCGCTGTCCATCTCCGAGATCTGGGACATCAGCGACCCCTGCCGCGACGAGAAGCTCAGCTGCCCCTTGAGCCCGCCgctaccgccgccgcccgcgAGGGAGTCCGTCGCCGCGGCaccggagccgccgccgccgccgccgtcccggAAACCCATGCCCATGCTCGCCCTCAGCATGGCCCCGTAGCCTGGATGAAGAAGAATCGAGCGAGACAGCAACAGGCGGAGGTGGTGGCCCCCCCGTGTCAGTTACTTCCGGAAATAGAAATGTTTCGGGGGAAGAGAAACTCCCCAAGCAAGAACTGCAATAATTGCTGCCCTGCCGCGATGGAAGAAGCTGGAAGCAAGCAGGGAAATGGCAACCGACGAAGTTCCAAATGGAGGCCGGATTAAGGAGAGCGAGAGACCAACCAACCGTTGTCCATGCTGAAATGATCCAGGAACCCCGCGGGGGAGCTACTCTGCCGAATCAGGTTGCTGGCGGCACCGACGCCGGCGCCGGCTTCCATGCCCGAGCTGACGGTGCGGTAGAGGCCCCCGGACTTATTAGCGTCcaccatctgctgctgctgctgctgctgctgggactGGGAGTGGGAGTGGAACATCATTTGCTGATGCTGGTGCTGCTGGGAGGCCATGTCGGCCGCACTCGGGAAGTGGACagttggcggcggcggtggcggcgacggctTGTCGTCCCGGATGTGGTGGTGATCGGCCAGGGACCTGGAGAAGACGTTGTCGGCGCCGCCGGTGTCGCGCGGGGGCCCGGAGCCCGGAGCCGGAGGGAGCAGGTCCTCGCAGAGGTCGCCGAGCACCGTGCTGGGCGCCGATCTGTACCGTAGCAGCCCGAACGAGGTCATCGGCGGCTGCACCGGGAGGTTGAGGTCCTTGGACACCGGCGAGCCGTACATCAGCTGGCGCGGCAGCTTCTGTTCAGATCCTGCTCCACAAGaattaaaaaaaagagagaggagaAAAACATATCAATTTTTGGCCACCAGCTGTGTTCATACAaaaacagaagaagaagaaagattaaATTTTAGCAACGAACACCATGGAGGCAGTGCCTTTTTAAGCAAACATCACTTGGTCTTGCTCATCTTCAGCTATAAAAAAtcgcacaaaaaaaaaaagaagctccTCAGTCCTCAGTCATGGAGATGGCATGAGCGTACCTAATTTGAGCTCAGAGCGGATCCACCAGGACGCTGCAGAAGCTGTCGGCGGTGATTCGAGGAGGTACCGCAGGCAGCCCCTGCCTCCCTCCCTAGCACGAGGCGATCGAGTCGGGTCCGCAGGCGGCGGAGAGGACGAGGGAAGGGAACGGCGGCGTGGCGGGGGCTGGGGAGCGACGGCACGGGGAGGAGGTCAGGGGCGGCCCTCGATAAATAAATAGCGCGACCCGCCGCTCTGCTCTGCTGTGCTCGCAGCTCGCTCGCTCTGGCTCTGGGTGATCTGCTCGACTGCTCGGAggtgggggaggggaggggaggatgcGACGTGGCCGCCCGCGCACGGGGCCGAGCCGAGCTGACGGATTTGCCCCTCGGCCCTCCCGTGTCACGTGTCAGCCGTTGGTTGAGAAATGATTGGGCTTTGTGGAGGTTACTGAAAAAAAGATAAAACGTGGTTTTCAAGGAGTAAACTAATCTCGAGTATAACTAAAAATATATACTCCCTCGTTTCTCAACAATCAATATCTAGAGTTATATTAAGTCAGTTTTTTTTtcagtttgactagatttatcttttttataaaaaaagagcGCTCAAATTATAACACCAAATTAGTATCATCTGATATGCTTACTTAGTGTTAGAAATATGTGTATACATTCGGTAGATTTGATCAATCATATTTTTTTACTTAAGACAAATCCAGGAATTGATTTCTTCAGGGATAGAGGTAGTAAAACACTAGTTATGGATGATGAGTAATAAAATCATGGAATTGATCATGAAATGTACTTCTATaattaataaacttatttagaaatTCGAGTGTTCATAGAATGACTAAATCTTTAGAAAACGCTATTTACATTCTGTTTTGACTAAGCGTGTAAGAAATATGATAAGAAGATGCGAGCGTCACCCTTAATCTTGTGATCAATCGCTCCAAAGAAAGGTTAAATAAAGCATAAACTTTGGATTACCGTGGCGGTAGGTACGCTTCAACATGAACGGTGCCCGATGGTTGACCATAAGACTGTCTTCAACAAGAAATTCATATGGACACACAAATCTAAAATGGGTAGAAAGAGGTCTAAAATcagtctccaacagagtacctatacgggagacctattttgggttgtctgataggcacaacccaaatatgggcatCCTCTCTCCTAAAAACTTATTTGCAGAaaagattctcttttgggtcttgttgttagagaagatgccgaatatgtattgaaccttttACCTGTAGCGCTACCAAAGAacgaatgggtcttgtattttaggtaTTGTTGTTGAAGATAGCATAAGGCACTGTAAAAATCCTAGTAACGGAGTGCTTAGCCAGAGGTATAGGAGGAAAAAGATAACCTGAAACCATTCAAATAGTTGTTGATTTTTTGCAAAGAGttaggcctcgttcggcttacctcatatttggcttgttcggcttcttttttcagctggaacagtatttttctctcacaacaattcagccagaacagtgttttttagccagtttcagccaaaattctgtcaGCCGAACGGGCCCTACAAGGTGAATGATTTAGACCGAGGGCCTATGGTATTCGCCAATCCATTTATAACCAAATAATAGCACGCACGCACGTTAAAAAATTCAGAAAAAAGAACGGTTCCACCGAGAAGCCCTTGGCTGAAAAGGCACAGCACTCCTACGAAGCAAAATGGAAAAAAGCAAAAAGCTTGGTAAAGAAGGCCTTTTTAGCAGTGTGCCTAATCTCTCGTGGGCTCCACCCTCCCTCCCCACATTTGTCACCTGAGTAATGTGCGTGTTTTGTGCTGATGCCGGGGGGGAGGACCAAGCAAGTTGCGTGCCCGTGACGTGACCATTTTAAAGCAAACGCGGCGCGGTCTGTTTTGGGCAGCAAGCAAAGGTTCCTTTGACGCTCGCTATCCGGAACCGGAAgcgggggaaggggaaggggaagggggaaAGCCGCGGGGTCGGGTGGTGGGGGCAGGGATGCGATTCGCCTCTGCCCTGAGGCCTGAGCGGCTGAAAACCAACCAGCCAGCCAGTGATTGATCGGTCGAAGCTTTCTTTGCCGAATTGCTGCGGCTGGGCTTGCTTTCCTGCTGGTGCAGGTGCAGTGCAAGCTGGAAACGAGAGGCTGATCAGTGGTCGGTCACAGTGCACAACGAAAACGCCAGCACGACGTGCAGCTGGCTCCTCCCGGATTGCAGGGTTTAAAATGCCAGCACGAGGAGAGGAGAGACGACCCGTGCTCGTGTGTTGTTGTATATGTAAACCTAGCCCTTGTTTAGGTGGCTGGAATTGACGCCGGCAAATTACTGTAGCACACTGTAGCATTTCGATTGTATTTggtcataattgtctaaccattgactaattaggttcaaaacgttcgtttcgcaaagtacaatcaaactatgcaattagtttttgatttcgtctacatttaatacttcatacatgtaccacaagtttgatgtgacggagaatcttctttttgcatagtgccaaattcagaaGTCTgaggaactaaacacccccttataTAAAGTAATAAATCGTCCGGCCGTGTGCGTGCAGGTGCAGCTCAGAGGGTTGACTATGCCTAATAACAGCCGCGATCTAAGTGGTTGTTTAATGCTTGCAAAGCATTTTTTTTTTGTGTCTGTGGCTGATGGAGAACCTTTTgatgttcgctcgttggtttcagtcagggcttatcagtcagccaacagtatttttctcttacaacgaaCTAGTATCAGCCGggtttatcagcccagaaatGAACGAACGACGAGGCCGAATAACACAACGATGGGATCGGAGCCAAGGCACCATGCTACGCTTTTGTCATGCCTCTTTTCTGCCCCAAGGGAAAGCCAAAACCGAGCCACTTTGGAAATGGAAGCGGCAACGCGTCCCGTGGCCACATCACCCACACGGCACCCCAGCACCCGCACGGCGGCAGTGCCGGCCAGGCGCGGCGGTCCCCAACGGCGACCGATCGCCCTCGCCTCGAGTCCAATCCACGCCTGCCATACCGGTGGTAGTAGGTCACGGGGGGCCTAGGCAGCAAGGCCAACCAGACAAAGCAAAGCAGGCGTACACATGCAGCCACGCCGTGCGCTTTGCTTTCCTTCGCTTCGCATCAGGTTCACATCCATCGGCAACGCACGGGCCTTCCGTGACCGGACTGTCGGCTCCGCTCGTTGCACTGGCCACTGCGTTTTGTACCGGGAAACTAGGGGGGGTGTCTGCGTGGCAGGCAGTAGGGGCATTTTTTTTGGCATGTAGAACGTAGCCACCTAGCGTACTTCTACACAGTTCACCTCGCTTGTGATTCTATCCGTTAGTTCACATGATGATTCGAAGATAAAGAAAAGCTAATTccacctgttcggttggctggttcgtatcgttgctggtttgtgaagaagtactgctggctagtttttgtgagagaaaaatactgttccggctgaaaatttacgatcgtatacgacaaatgcaagccaaacgaacatgctgaaaATGACAGTCAGTCAACTGATGGAGTGAAGTAAGTACCAGTAGTAATGTAAAGCAGGCAGCAGACGTTGATCTACTCCTCCGTTTCtaccttctttttttttttttgagaaactctccagccctgttcggctggctagAAAAAAACGGTTGATGCTAATGCCAGTGCTGATATGTTGCGAAAGAAAAACACTATTATTTCACGAAAAAAGTAAGgctgataagctcaagcgaacaacgCCGCCATTTCTACACTGATGGGCGGACCGTGCTCACATCTCGACCAAACCAAAAACAATTGACGGGGCCCTGGGCCTGCCTGGCTCCACACACACACGGTTACATCGCATGCATCTCCCAACACCAGACAGACTTGAGTACCTGAGATGCGAGATGCATCAGATGCAGAGGACACCCGCAGGTGCTGCCCATTTCGTGTTTTTGGATGGATTGGATCCACCCAAGTCAGCAGCCAGCGCCAGGGGCTCCCTCCTAATCGGCTCCGGCGACAGACAGGACAGATACCTGAACTTACACCTCACAGCTCAACGCAGCATGTCTTCATCACAACTGGCTGGCTGTATGCCTCTACAGTACTGTACGGAGTATGTATATATTTCTCGTTTTAGAATCTGCGCAGGCGCTGCAAGCTCAGAGTTCACCTCGAGATGCGATCTTGAGATCTAGGAGTACGTAGCATTAGTAGTatcttccctttttcttttcttctcgtcTTCTGTTGCGAATCTCGTATATTACTCACAAGATCTCGTATATTGCTCACCTGTCTTCAACCAACACGACAATACTCCTGAGCCTCGGTCCTGAACCTGACCAGGCGCAGAAGAAGTACTAGTACAGCGCAAATAGTAGGTTATTAAATCGACGAGATGTAACAGCAGCTCTAACAATGTCACAGTCTGCTCTAACCCAGCAAGAAAACATTTTTCTAGAACAATACAAAAGATAATCTttcgaaacaaaaaaaaagggatAGAAAAAGGGAGGCAGTAGATGGATAGTAGATAGGGACATGGCGATCCAATCTGCTAGATCGCTGAATATTTTTCTGCCCCGTCCTGAACCCCGTAAAGCGAAGCAAGCAAGTCCACGTGCGCCCAGGAAAGCCGGCTAGCAAAAGGCCCAAACAGGAGCTCAAGGGGTGGGTGTACTTTCTGAttgtttctgttcttttttctcaGGTAGTAGTGCCAAGAGGTGCTTCGAGTCGGAGCTCTGCATACAGGGGGGCACGTACGAGCTGCTTTGTAAATGCACTCCATCATCAAATCAATCTGgctcctctatatatatatattatacatgCATGTAACAATTAATAACTAATTAAAAACCAGCATCGATCATGGGTAATGGAAGGGGCCCTGTGGTATTGATGTCACTGCCACGTGGGGTCCCTAGGATGTTCATCACCTAGCAGGCCATGTGATGTGAGTGACCAGGTTGGCCGTTGGAGCTGAGAGACCCATCAGTCCATCACCATGTCGTCCTGTCCTCTCCGTTCTAATGGTTTCTCTTCTAGATTTAGCACTGTTGCAGCGATTATTGCTTACCATTTCAATTTATTTTGGGCAGCAAGCTAGTAAGTACTGCTACAGACTAAGGGCTCGTTCGTTTTTAGCCCTGATTCCACCGGGAATCATTCCGGGTGATCAAAGATTGTATAATTAAGCACAACATTCTAGGTTGGAATCGTTTCGGTAATCCATTCCCTAggaaccaaacaagccctaaggaGCGTAGAGCTCACCACACCATGCCGCAGGTTCCACGTTAGAAGCTAGTCGTGTGTGTTTGGTTTGCTGCTTGAGTTGTGGCGCCACCGGACCTCGCCATGCACGTCTAGTTCGTTGTCTGCACGCCGTAGTTTGCCAAATGTGTAGCGGGAGAATCGGCCGACGCACTTTTGCCGTCTCTGGCGTGCATAGACGGGCACCAAACAAACTCTAAATATTGTCAGAAAAAAATAAGAACATCTCTAGTACATTACTTATCTCATCTCTAATATTTAAAAACTATCATATGACGAATTGAGGTCACTCAAGTAGATTACTTATTCTTTTCTTAATAACTAAAAGTTTTAATTAACTATTTGAAACCCACCCTTTCCTTCAAAAATGTTGTAAATCAATCTCCTCTCCTCTATCCACTTTATTTAAAGGGTCTTTTTGCGATGCAGAATTCTGGAAACATAGCAATAGAAAAAACACAAGAATAAAATTCCCCGGCATCTTGAATTCTATGGATTTACATGGGAAACTGCAATATTGAAGGTTTGGATGAAGCGCTGGATAAACACAAGAATTCGTTGAAAGATACG
This DNA window, taken from Miscanthus floridulus cultivar M001 chromosome 13, ASM1932011v1, whole genome shotgun sequence, encodes the following:
- the LOC136500353 gene encoding transcription factor bHLH130-like, which codes for MYGSPVSKDLNLPVQPPMTSFGLLRYRSAPSTVLGDLCEDLLPPAPGSGPPRDTGGADNVFSRSLADHHHIRDDKPSPPPPPPTVHFPSAADMASQQHQHQQMMFHSHSQSQQQQQQQQMVDANKSGGLYRTVSSGMEAGAGVGAASNLIRQSSSPAGFLDHFSMDNGYGAMLRASMGMGFRDGGGGGGSGAAATDSLAGGGGSGGLKGQLSFSSRQGSLMSQISEMDSEDVGGSSPEAAAGGRGAYIPGYPMSSAGWDDSSSALVSDSLSVMKRPRDSSEPGGQQQQQQQNCGLAHQFSLPKTSSEMAAIEKFLQFQDAVPCKIRAKRGCATHPRSIAERVRRTKISERIRKLQELVPNMDKQTNTSDMLDLAVDYIRDLQKQVKVLNESRASCTCPASKHQQFSG